A single window of Gossypium hirsutum isolate 1008001.06 chromosome A10, Gossypium_hirsutum_v2.1, whole genome shotgun sequence DNA harbors:
- the LOC107937512 gene encoding solanesyl diphosphate synthase 3, chloroplastic/mitochondrial isoform X2, which yields MMIIYVRSGRETLSWSFPSLLGLGRQIHQSSSLIEEQLDPFSLVSDELSLVANRLRAMVIAEVPKLASAAEYFFKLGVEGKRFRPTVLLLMATALNVHIPESVGGGVGDIVTTELRTRQQSIAEITEMIHVASLLHDDVLDDADKRRGIGSLNAVMGNKLAVLAGDFLLSRACVALAALKNTEVVSLVATVVENLVMGETMQMTTSSEQRCSMDYYMQKTYYKTASLISNSCKAIALLAGQTAEVAMLAFEYGKNLGLAFQLIDDVLDFTGTSASLGKGSLSDIQQGIVTAPILFAMEEFPQLHAIVYQGFDNPENIEIALEYLGKSHGMERTKELAMKHANLAAAAIDSLPESNDENVIRSRRALVDLTQRVITRNK from the exons ATGATGATCATATAT GTTCGTAGTGGCAGAGAAACTCTTTCTTGGAGTTTTCCTTCATTGCTTGGTCTTGGACGGCAAATTCATCAGAGTAGCTCTCTAATAGAG GAACAACTTGATCCATTTTCACTTGTTTCTGATGAACTGTCACTTGTCGCTAACAGGTTGCGGGCTATGGTTATTGCTGAG GTTCCTAAGCTTGCTTCAGCTGCTGAGTACTTCTTCAAATTGGGGGTGGAAGGAAAGAGATTTCGTCCCACG GTTTTGCTTTTGATGGCTACAGCTTTGAATGTTCATATACCTGAATCAGTTGGTGGTGGTGTAGGAGATATTGTGACAACTGAATTACGTACAAGACAGCAGTCTATAGCTGAGATAACAGAGATGATCCAT GTTGCTAGCCTCCTCCATGATGATGTTTTGGATGATGCGGATAAAAGACGTGGTATTGGTTCATTGAATGCTGTAATGGGCAATAAG TTGGCTGTACTAGCGGGAGATTTTCTGCTTTCTCGAGCTTGTGTGGCCCTTGCTGCTTTAAAAAATACGGAG GTTGTATCATTAGTAGCAACAGTTGTGGAGAATCTGGTTATGGGTGAAACCATGCAAATGACAACTTCATCTGAACAACGTTGTAG CATGGACTATTACATGCAAAAGACATACTACAAGACTGCTTCCTTGATTTCAAACAGTTGCAAGGCAATTGCGCTTCTTGCTGGGCAAACAGCTGAAGTTGCAATGTTGGCTTTCGAGTATGGCAAAAATCTG GGATTGGCATTTCAATTGATAGACGATGTTCTTGATTTCACCGGCACATCAGCTTCCCTTGGAAAGGGTTCTCTATCTGACATCCAGCAG GGAATTGTAACAGCTCCAATCTTGTTTGCCATGGAAGAGTTTCCACAATTACATGCTATTGTTTATCAAGGTTTTGACAACCCCGAAAACATTGAGATT gcCCTTGAATACCTTGGGAAGAGTCATGGTATGGAGAGGACAAAAGAGCTAGCCATGAAGCATGCTAATCTTGCTGCTGCAGCAATTGATTCTCTACCGGAGAGTAATGATGAGAACGTAATAAGGTCAAGGCGGGCACTAGTTGATCTCACTCAAAGAGTAATCACAAGAAACAAGTGA
- the LOC107937512 gene encoding solanesyl diphosphate synthase 3, chloroplastic/mitochondrial isoform X1: MLFCRGFSRIRTTPGKSLFGFVLSRRTDPSLFLLSNQYVYSTIKVRSGRETLSWSFPSLLGLGRQIHQSSSLIEEQLDPFSLVSDELSLVANRLRAMVIAEVPKLASAAEYFFKLGVEGKRFRPTVLLLMATALNVHIPESVGGGVGDIVTTELRTRQQSIAEITEMIHVASLLHDDVLDDADKRRGIGSLNAVMGNKLAVLAGDFLLSRACVALAALKNTEVVSLVATVVENLVMGETMQMTTSSEQRCSMDYYMQKTYYKTASLISNSCKAIALLAGQTAEVAMLAFEYGKNLGLAFQLIDDVLDFTGTSASLGKGSLSDIQQGIVTAPILFAMEEFPQLHAIVYQGFDNPENIEIALEYLGKSHGMERTKELAMKHANLAAAAIDSLPESNDENVIRSRRALVDLTQRVITRNK, from the exons ATGTTGTTTTGCCGGGGATTTTCTAGGATTCGTACAACTCCCGGAAAGAGCTTGTTTGGTTTCGTTCTCTCTCGTCGAACTGACCCTTCTCTATTCCTTCTCTCTAATCAATATGTTTACTCTACTATAAAG GTTCGTAGTGGCAGAGAAACTCTTTCTTGGAGTTTTCCTTCATTGCTTGGTCTTGGACGGCAAATTCATCAGAGTAGCTCTCTAATAGAG GAACAACTTGATCCATTTTCACTTGTTTCTGATGAACTGTCACTTGTCGCTAACAGGTTGCGGGCTATGGTTATTGCTGAG GTTCCTAAGCTTGCTTCAGCTGCTGAGTACTTCTTCAAATTGGGGGTGGAAGGAAAGAGATTTCGTCCCACG GTTTTGCTTTTGATGGCTACAGCTTTGAATGTTCATATACCTGAATCAGTTGGTGGTGGTGTAGGAGATATTGTGACAACTGAATTACGTACAAGACAGCAGTCTATAGCTGAGATAACAGAGATGATCCAT GTTGCTAGCCTCCTCCATGATGATGTTTTGGATGATGCGGATAAAAGACGTGGTATTGGTTCATTGAATGCTGTAATGGGCAATAAG TTGGCTGTACTAGCGGGAGATTTTCTGCTTTCTCGAGCTTGTGTGGCCCTTGCTGCTTTAAAAAATACGGAG GTTGTATCATTAGTAGCAACAGTTGTGGAGAATCTGGTTATGGGTGAAACCATGCAAATGACAACTTCATCTGAACAACGTTGTAG CATGGACTATTACATGCAAAAGACATACTACAAGACTGCTTCCTTGATTTCAAACAGTTGCAAGGCAATTGCGCTTCTTGCTGGGCAAACAGCTGAAGTTGCAATGTTGGCTTTCGAGTATGGCAAAAATCTG GGATTGGCATTTCAATTGATAGACGATGTTCTTGATTTCACCGGCACATCAGCTTCCCTTGGAAAGGGTTCTCTATCTGACATCCAGCAG GGAATTGTAACAGCTCCAATCTTGTTTGCCATGGAAGAGTTTCCACAATTACATGCTATTGTTTATCAAGGTTTTGACAACCCCGAAAACATTGAGATT gcCCTTGAATACCTTGGGAAGAGTCATGGTATGGAGAGGACAAAAGAGCTAGCCATGAAGCATGCTAATCTTGCTGCTGCAGCAATTGATTCTCTACCGGAGAGTAATGATGAGAACGTAATAAGGTCAAGGCGGGCACTAGTTGATCTCACTCAAAGAGTAATCACAAGAAACAAGTGA
- the LOC107937512 gene encoding solanesyl diphosphate synthase 3, chloroplastic/mitochondrial isoform X3, which yields MVIAEVPKLASAAEYFFKLGVEGKRFRPTVLLLMATALNVHIPESVGGGVGDIVTTELRTRQQSIAEITEMIHVASLLHDDVLDDADKRRGIGSLNAVMGNKLAVLAGDFLLSRACVALAALKNTEVVSLVATVVENLVMGETMQMTTSSEQRCSMDYYMQKTYYKTASLISNSCKAIALLAGQTAEVAMLAFEYGKNLGLAFQLIDDVLDFTGTSASLGKGSLSDIQQGIVTAPILFAMEEFPQLHAIVYQGFDNPENIEIALEYLGKSHGMERTKELAMKHANLAAAAIDSLPESNDENVIRSRRALVDLTQRVITRNK from the exons ATGGTTATTGCTGAG GTTCCTAAGCTTGCTTCAGCTGCTGAGTACTTCTTCAAATTGGGGGTGGAAGGAAAGAGATTTCGTCCCACG GTTTTGCTTTTGATGGCTACAGCTTTGAATGTTCATATACCTGAATCAGTTGGTGGTGGTGTAGGAGATATTGTGACAACTGAATTACGTACAAGACAGCAGTCTATAGCTGAGATAACAGAGATGATCCAT GTTGCTAGCCTCCTCCATGATGATGTTTTGGATGATGCGGATAAAAGACGTGGTATTGGTTCATTGAATGCTGTAATGGGCAATAAG TTGGCTGTACTAGCGGGAGATTTTCTGCTTTCTCGAGCTTGTGTGGCCCTTGCTGCTTTAAAAAATACGGAG GTTGTATCATTAGTAGCAACAGTTGTGGAGAATCTGGTTATGGGTGAAACCATGCAAATGACAACTTCATCTGAACAACGTTGTAG CATGGACTATTACATGCAAAAGACATACTACAAGACTGCTTCCTTGATTTCAAACAGTTGCAAGGCAATTGCGCTTCTTGCTGGGCAAACAGCTGAAGTTGCAATGTTGGCTTTCGAGTATGGCAAAAATCTG GGATTGGCATTTCAATTGATAGACGATGTTCTTGATTTCACCGGCACATCAGCTTCCCTTGGAAAGGGTTCTCTATCTGACATCCAGCAG GGAATTGTAACAGCTCCAATCTTGTTTGCCATGGAAGAGTTTCCACAATTACATGCTATTGTTTATCAAGGTTTTGACAACCCCGAAAACATTGAGATT gcCCTTGAATACCTTGGGAAGAGTCATGGTATGGAGAGGACAAAAGAGCTAGCCATGAAGCATGCTAATCTTGCTGCTGCAGCAATTGATTCTCTACCGGAGAGTAATGATGAGAACGTAATAAGGTCAAGGCGGGCACTAGTTGATCTCACTCAAAGAGTAATCACAAGAAACAAGTGA
- the LOC107937511 gene encoding pentatricopeptide repeat-containing protein At1g09900 isoform X2 gives MGVEDSRELSLFADNNGGYQRNRSLKFDGFDEIEEEEGDNCRTDDDFVVLNSYNEQTEDVWRIELEEDELRHPLVREICRLIQCRSAWNAKLERDMRHLLRSLKPRQVCAVLLSQDDERVALQFFYWADRQWRYRHNPIVYYAMLEILSKTKLCQGAKRVLRLMARRGIECRPEAFGYLMVSYSRAGNLRNAMKVLTLMQKAGVELNLGLCNTAIHVLVMANKLEKALRFFERMQIVGIIPNVVTYNCLIKGYCNVNHVENALQLISDMSSKNCSPDKVSYYTIMSFFCKEKQVKEVRDLMEKMVKESNLFPDMVTYDTLIHILSKHGHADEALEFLQEAEARGFQIDKVGHSAIVHAYCKQGKMDEAKGIVSEMLSKGCNPDVVTYTAVVDGFCRVGKLEQAKKMLQHMYKHGCKPNTVSYTALLTGLCRNGSSLQAREMLTSSEEEFWTPNAITYSAVMHGLRKEGKLSEACDVVKEMISKGFFPNPVEINLIIESLCQEGKMNDAKRFLEECLNKGCAVNVVNFTTLIHGYCQKDNLEAALSLLDDMYLSNKHPDAVTYTAIIDALGKNGRIEEATDLTMKMLKKGLLPTPVTYRTVIHRYCQMGKVEDLLKLLEKMLSRQNCKTAYNQVIEKLCSFGSLQEADKLLSRVLKTASRNDANTCNMLLESYLSKGMPLSAYKVACRMFNRNLIPNLKLSDKLSKRLMSEGKSAEADNLMLRFVERGHLSPQCE, from the coding sequence ATGGGTGTTGAAGACTCTAGGGAGTTGAGTTTGTTTGCTGACAATAATGGTGGGTATCAAAGGAATCGAAGCCTGAAATTTGATGGCTTTGATGAAATTGAAGAGGAAGAAGGAGATAATTGTCGtactgatgatgattttgtggtATTGAATTCATATAATGAGCAAACAGAGGATGTATGGAGAATTGAGTTAGAGGAGGATGAACTTAGGCATCCTTTGGTGAGAGAGATTTGTAGGTTGATTCAATGTAGGTCGGCTTGGAATGCAAAGCTTGAACGTGATATGAGGCACTTACTAAGAAGTCTCAAACCTCGTCAAGTTTGTGCTGTTTTGCTCTCTCAGGATGATGAACGTGTAGCTTTGCAGTTCTTTTATTGGGCTGATCGGCAATGGCGGTACCGTCACAACCCGATTGTATATTATGCAATGCTTGAGATCCTTAGTAAGACTAAATTGTGTCAAGGTGCTAAACGGGTTCTTCGGCTCATGGCACGTAGAGGGATTGAGTGTCGGCCTGAAGCATTTGGTTATTTGATGGTGTCATATAGTAGGGCTGGCAACTTGAGGAACGCCATGAAGGTTTTGACTTTAATGCAAAAGGCTGGAGTTGAGCTGAATTTGGGATTATGTAATACTGCAATTCATGTTTTGGTGATGGCAAATAAGTTGGAGAAGGCACTGAGGTTCTTCGAAAGAATGCAAATTGTTGGAATTATCCCTAATGTTGTCACTTACAACTGTTTAATCAAGGGATACTGTAACGTAAATCACGTTGAAAATGCATTGCAGCTGATTTCTGATATGTCATCAAAAAACTGTTCACCGGATAAAGTTAGTTATTACACCATAATGAGTTTCTTTTGTAAAGAAAAACAAGTCAAAGAAGTGAGGGACTTAATGGAGAAGATGGTAAAAGAAAGTAATCTGTTTCCAGACATGGTTACGTATGACACTCTTATCCATATACTATCCAAGCATGGCCATGCAGATGAGGCACTTGAATTTTTACAGGAAGCTGAAGCCAGAGGATTTCAGATCGATAAGGTTGGGCATAGTGCAATAGTTCATGCGTACTGTAAACAGGGAAAAATGGACGAGGCAAAAGGTATTGTCAGTGAAATGTTGTCAAAGGGTTGCAATCCTGATGTGGTGACTTATACAGCTGTTGTCGATGGTTTTTGTCGTGTTGGGAAGCTGGAGCAAGCTAAAAAAATGCTTCAGCATATGTACAAGCATGGCTGCAAGCCAAACACTGTATCATACACAGCTTTATTAACCGGCCTTTGTCGGAATGGGAGTTCATTACAGGCAAGAGAGATGCTGACTAGTAGCGAGGAAGAGTTTTGGACCCCGAATGCCATCACTTATAGCGCTGTAATGCATGGGCTGCGTAAGGAAGGAAAATTATCTGAGGCGTGTGATGTAGTGAAGGAGATGATTAGCAAGGGCTTTTTCCCAAACCCGGTTGAAATTAACTTGATAATTGAGTCACTATGTCAAGAGGGGAAAATGAATGACGCTAAAAGGTTCTTGGAGGAATGTTTGAATAAAGGGTGTGCCGTTAACGTTGTAAATTTTACTACTCTTATTCATGGATATTGTCAAAAGGATAACTTGGAGGCTGCTTTGTCATTGCTTGATGATATGTATCTAAGTAACAAGCATCCTGATGCAGTCACTTATACAGCAATAATTGATGCACTTGGAAAGAACGGTAGAATAGAAGAAGCAACTGATCTTACCATGAAGATGCTAAAAAAAGGGTTGCTTCCAACACCTGTTACATACAGAACAGTCATTCACAGATATTGCCAGATGGGAAAGGTGGAAGATCTGTTGAAATTATTGGAAAAGATGCTTTCGAGGCAGAACTGCAAAACAGCGTATAATCAAGTTATTGAAAAGCTTTGTAGTTTTGGAAGCCTTCAGGAGGCTGATAAATTGTTGTCTAGGGTTTTGAAAACGGCATCCAGAAACGATGCTAATACCTGTAACATGCTTCTGGAAAGTTACTTGAGCAAAGGGATGCCTCTATCAGCGTATAAAGTTGCTTGTCGTATGTTTAACAGAAATCTGATTCCTAATCTTAAATTATCTGACAAGTTGAGTAAGAGACTCATGTCAGAAGGAAAATCTGCGGAGGCAGATAACCTCATGCTACGATTTGTTGAGCGTGGACACCTTTCACCTCAATGTGAATGA
- the LOC107937511 gene encoding pentatricopeptide repeat-containing protein At1g09900 isoform X1, translated as MHSGYFSYHRIQRILARRCPFVYIRFNAYLSSFSESNFNPGSHPVSDSNVSFVERDHFNEGNVDFGKFREMGVEDSRELSLFADNNGGYQRNRSLKFDGFDEIEEEEGDNCRTDDDFVVLNSYNEQTEDVWRIELEEDELRHPLVREICRLIQCRSAWNAKLERDMRHLLRSLKPRQVCAVLLSQDDERVALQFFYWADRQWRYRHNPIVYYAMLEILSKTKLCQGAKRVLRLMARRGIECRPEAFGYLMVSYSRAGNLRNAMKVLTLMQKAGVELNLGLCNTAIHVLVMANKLEKALRFFERMQIVGIIPNVVTYNCLIKGYCNVNHVENALQLISDMSSKNCSPDKVSYYTIMSFFCKEKQVKEVRDLMEKMVKESNLFPDMVTYDTLIHILSKHGHADEALEFLQEAEARGFQIDKVGHSAIVHAYCKQGKMDEAKGIVSEMLSKGCNPDVVTYTAVVDGFCRVGKLEQAKKMLQHMYKHGCKPNTVSYTALLTGLCRNGSSLQAREMLTSSEEEFWTPNAITYSAVMHGLRKEGKLSEACDVVKEMISKGFFPNPVEINLIIESLCQEGKMNDAKRFLEECLNKGCAVNVVNFTTLIHGYCQKDNLEAALSLLDDMYLSNKHPDAVTYTAIIDALGKNGRIEEATDLTMKMLKKGLLPTPVTYRTVIHRYCQMGKVEDLLKLLEKMLSRQNCKTAYNQVIEKLCSFGSLQEADKLLSRVLKTASRNDANTCNMLLESYLSKGMPLSAYKVACRMFNRNLIPNLKLSDKLSKRLMSEGKSAEADNLMLRFVERGHLSPQCE; from the coding sequence ATGCACTCTGGTTACTTCTCTTATCATAGAATTCAGAGAATCCTAGCTCGTCGTTGCCCTTTTGTCTATATTAGATTTAATGCATATTTATCTTCGTTTTCAGAAAGTAATTTCAATCCTGGTTCTCATCCTGTGAGTGATTCTAATGTCAGTTTTGTGGAAAGAGATCATTTTAATGAGGGAAATGTTGATTTTGGTAAATTTAGAGAGATGGGTGTTGAAGACTCTAGGGAGTTGAGTTTGTTTGCTGACAATAATGGTGGGTATCAAAGGAATCGAAGCCTGAAATTTGATGGCTTTGATGAAATTGAAGAGGAAGAAGGAGATAATTGTCGtactgatgatgattttgtggtATTGAATTCATATAATGAGCAAACAGAGGATGTATGGAGAATTGAGTTAGAGGAGGATGAACTTAGGCATCCTTTGGTGAGAGAGATTTGTAGGTTGATTCAATGTAGGTCGGCTTGGAATGCAAAGCTTGAACGTGATATGAGGCACTTACTAAGAAGTCTCAAACCTCGTCAAGTTTGTGCTGTTTTGCTCTCTCAGGATGATGAACGTGTAGCTTTGCAGTTCTTTTATTGGGCTGATCGGCAATGGCGGTACCGTCACAACCCGATTGTATATTATGCAATGCTTGAGATCCTTAGTAAGACTAAATTGTGTCAAGGTGCTAAACGGGTTCTTCGGCTCATGGCACGTAGAGGGATTGAGTGTCGGCCTGAAGCATTTGGTTATTTGATGGTGTCATATAGTAGGGCTGGCAACTTGAGGAACGCCATGAAGGTTTTGACTTTAATGCAAAAGGCTGGAGTTGAGCTGAATTTGGGATTATGTAATACTGCAATTCATGTTTTGGTGATGGCAAATAAGTTGGAGAAGGCACTGAGGTTCTTCGAAAGAATGCAAATTGTTGGAATTATCCCTAATGTTGTCACTTACAACTGTTTAATCAAGGGATACTGTAACGTAAATCACGTTGAAAATGCATTGCAGCTGATTTCTGATATGTCATCAAAAAACTGTTCACCGGATAAAGTTAGTTATTACACCATAATGAGTTTCTTTTGTAAAGAAAAACAAGTCAAAGAAGTGAGGGACTTAATGGAGAAGATGGTAAAAGAAAGTAATCTGTTTCCAGACATGGTTACGTATGACACTCTTATCCATATACTATCCAAGCATGGCCATGCAGATGAGGCACTTGAATTTTTACAGGAAGCTGAAGCCAGAGGATTTCAGATCGATAAGGTTGGGCATAGTGCAATAGTTCATGCGTACTGTAAACAGGGAAAAATGGACGAGGCAAAAGGTATTGTCAGTGAAATGTTGTCAAAGGGTTGCAATCCTGATGTGGTGACTTATACAGCTGTTGTCGATGGTTTTTGTCGTGTTGGGAAGCTGGAGCAAGCTAAAAAAATGCTTCAGCATATGTACAAGCATGGCTGCAAGCCAAACACTGTATCATACACAGCTTTATTAACCGGCCTTTGTCGGAATGGGAGTTCATTACAGGCAAGAGAGATGCTGACTAGTAGCGAGGAAGAGTTTTGGACCCCGAATGCCATCACTTATAGCGCTGTAATGCATGGGCTGCGTAAGGAAGGAAAATTATCTGAGGCGTGTGATGTAGTGAAGGAGATGATTAGCAAGGGCTTTTTCCCAAACCCGGTTGAAATTAACTTGATAATTGAGTCACTATGTCAAGAGGGGAAAATGAATGACGCTAAAAGGTTCTTGGAGGAATGTTTGAATAAAGGGTGTGCCGTTAACGTTGTAAATTTTACTACTCTTATTCATGGATATTGTCAAAAGGATAACTTGGAGGCTGCTTTGTCATTGCTTGATGATATGTATCTAAGTAACAAGCATCCTGATGCAGTCACTTATACAGCAATAATTGATGCACTTGGAAAGAACGGTAGAATAGAAGAAGCAACTGATCTTACCATGAAGATGCTAAAAAAAGGGTTGCTTCCAACACCTGTTACATACAGAACAGTCATTCACAGATATTGCCAGATGGGAAAGGTGGAAGATCTGTTGAAATTATTGGAAAAGATGCTTTCGAGGCAGAACTGCAAAACAGCGTATAATCAAGTTATTGAAAAGCTTTGTAGTTTTGGAAGCCTTCAGGAGGCTGATAAATTGTTGTCTAGGGTTTTGAAAACGGCATCCAGAAACGATGCTAATACCTGTAACATGCTTCTGGAAAGTTACTTGAGCAAAGGGATGCCTCTATCAGCGTATAAAGTTGCTTGTCGTATGTTTAACAGAAATCTGATTCCTAATCTTAAATTATCTGACAAGTTGAGTAAGAGACTCATGTCAGAAGGAAAATCTGCGGAGGCAGATAACCTCATGCTACGATTTGTTGAGCGTGGACACCTTTCACCTCAATGTGAATGA